A part of Aspergillus flavus chromosome 1, complete sequence genomic DNA contains:
- a CDS encoding glycoside hydrolase superfamily → MPGHGIAYPRLPSEFNELTNPIPNLRPHQARKIVIYYQTMTVPLKDPAVAGLKVLAMLGGSCPGSFIVLDEDESFQECYKTLYDMLVKYKFDGIDLDIEEPISQNGINRLVDRLRADFGPNFIITLAPVATALQGKAHLSGFDYLRFEGERGDKINFYNTQFYNGWGSLETTKDYDAIMAMGFPPSRVLPTLLTHRNNGTAGFIEFDKLRPVLIELRLRYPYLGGVAGWEYFNSDPGGQEMPYQWSVLVARALGMIPEITG, encoded by the exons ATGCCTGGCCATGGTATCGCCTACCCCAGGTTACCTTCGGAATTCAATGAACTAACGAACCCGATTCCTAACCTTCGACCGCATCAAGCTCGGAAAATAGTGATTTACTATCAGACTATGACGGTTCCACTAAAAGATCCGGCTGTCGC AGGACTTAAGGTATTGGCAATGCTCGGAGGATCCTGTCCCGGCAGCTTCATCGTGCTGGACGAAGACGAGAGTTTCCAGGAGTGTTACAAGACCCTGTACGACATGCTTGTCAAGTACAAGTTCGACGGGATCGACCTCGACATCGAGGAACCAATCTCTCAGAATGGTATTAACCGTCTCGTTGATCGCCTTCGGGCGGACTTCGGGCCTAACTTTATCATCACCCTCGCTCCTGTTGCTACGGCTTTGCAGGGTAAGGCCCATCTATCTGGCTTCGACTATCTGCGTTTCGAGGGTGAAAGAGGCgataaaattaatttctacAACACGCAATTTTACAACGGCTGGGGGAGCCTCGAAACAACCAAGGACTATGACGCGATCATGGCGATGGGATTCCCTCCGTCTCGTGTCCTTCCAACTCTATTGACTCACCGGAACAATGGAACCGCAGGCTTCATAGAGTTCGACAAGCTTCGCCCGGTGCTTATTGAGTTACGACTCCGGTATCCCTATCTTGGGGGAGTGGCGGGTTGGGAATACTTCAACTCCGATCCAGGTGGACAAGAGATGCCTTATCAATGGAGCGTACTCGTCGCAAGAGCTCTAGGCATGATTCCTGAAATTACAGGTTGA
- a CDS encoding isoamyl alcohol oxidase gives MALGVSLVALGLVALVGQSFAREHCKCVPNEGCWPTLTDWAELNDAVSGKLIRNTPVAEPCYSYGDEDDQKLCDTIVDQWSNSTFQSLQPTGKPQGECDLGPAPVYTINATEPEDVVEGIQFAKTHNLRLVIKNTGHDLLARSQGYGSLQIWLKYIQEGIEFHEEYQSPSQCKHTNWTGNAFTVRGGYLWGDLYSAAFERNLIVVGGQDPTVGVLGGYLQGGGHSPASRDFGLAVDQVLELKVILASGELVTANACENRDLFFALRGGGGGTYGVVVSATLKAHPSRPAITHTLVVYPLPNRKDPLAATMALIDAVADILSAYPALSDGGFSGYAGWGVDKVDSPIAGAPASVMENGGYSHAFAKLDDSDDALEEAQRFVSATLMQRLRKYNGSGLMISESWERYPSFEDYYMAATRAQQQVGFSKMTLTSRLLDKASLTGDPAQLKEMLRITSTNSPDVPEKATIWTMLFLVGGGKVLDNPADASADRYVGVHPAWRKAYLLAVPTSILPENADDRSFKKMQQDTTYRKADAMRALAPNMGSYLNDGDRHNPWWQTDFFGDNYPRLRAIKDEYDPDHVFYCPTCVGSEEWREIPVEGKVYGTLCWA, from the exons ATGGCGTTAGGTGTGTCTTTAGTAGCCCTGGGGCTTGTGGCTCTGGTTGGGCAGAGCTTTGCTCGTGAACATTGTAAATGC GTACCGAATGAAGGTTGCTGGCCGACGTTAACCGATTGGGCCGAGTTGAACGATGCCGTCTCGGGAAAGCTGATCCGAAACACTCCCGTGGCCGAGCCTTGCTATTCCTatggagatgaggatgaccAGAAGCTGTGTGATACTATCGTGGACCAATGGTCAAATTCCACCTTCCAATCTCTTCAGCCAACTG GAAAACCACAAGGGGAATGTGACCTCGGTCCAGCGCCGGTGTATACCATCAATGCCACAGAACCAGAAGATGTGGTGGAGGGAATCCAATTTGCCAAGACGCATAATCTGAGACTCGTGATAAAGAATACTGGTCACGACCTCCTCGCAAG ATCCCAAGGGTACGGCAGCTTACAGATATGGCTGAAGTATATCCAAGAAGGAATTGAATTTCATGAAGAATATCAATCCCCCAGCCAATGCAAACACACCAACTGGACAGGAAACGCCTTCACTGTCCGAGGAGGCTATCTCTGGGGCGACCTCTACTCTGCTGCGTTCGAGCGAAACTTAATAGTCGTCGGTGGACAGGATCCA ACGGTCGGCGTGCTAGGCGGTTACCTACAAGGCGGAGGGCACTCTCCGGCCAGTCGCGACTTCGGTCTTGCTGTCGACCAGGTCCTAGAACTCAAGGTCATCCTCGCATCTGGTGAACTTGTAACGGCCAATGCCTGTGAGAACAGAGACCTATTCTTTGCTCTAcgtggtggtggaggaggaacatACGGTGTAGTCGTTTCAGCTACGCTGAAGGCCCACCCGTCCCGACCAGCCATTACGCATACACTCGTTGTGTACCCATTACCCAATCGCAAAGACCCATTAGCTGCTACTATGGCACTAATCGACGCGGTGGCGGATATCCTTTCCGCTTATCCCGCCTTATCCGATGGTGGCTTCTCAGGGTATGCCGGGTGGGGTGTTGACAAAGTGGACTCTCCAATCGCCGGAGCGCCTGCATCAGTCATGGAGAACGGCGGCTACTCCCATGCCTTCGCAAAGCTAGACGACAGCGACGATGCATTGGAAGAAGCACAAAGATTCGTATCTGCGACGCTCATGCAACGGCTCCGGAAATACAATGGTTCTGGTCTCATGATCTCCGAGAGCTGGGAGCGTTATCCATCATTCGAAGACTATTATATGGCAGCGACGAGGGCTCAGCAACAAGTTGGATTCAGCAAGATGACGCTCACATCACGCCTCCTCGATAAGGCGTCTCTCACGGGTGACCCGGCACAGCTCAAGGAGATGCTACGTATCACCTCCACGAATTCTCCCGATGTCCCGGAAAAGGCAACCATATGGACTATGCTTTTCCTCGTTGGTGGAGGAAAGGTCCTTGACAACCCCGCCGATGCTTCTGCGGACCGCTATGTTGGAGTCCACCCCGCCTGGCGCAAAGCGTATCTTCTTGCTGTGCCGACGTCCATATTGCCCGAAAATGCAGACGACAGGTCCTTCAAGAAGATGCAACAAGATACCACATACAGAAAGGCCGATGCAATGAGAGCGCTGGCCCCGAATATGGGCAGCTATCTCAATGATGGTGACAGACACAATCCATGGTGGCAGACGGACTTTTTCGGTGATAATTACCCTCGCCTTAGGGCCATTAAGGATGAATATGACCCGGATCATGTGTTCTACTGCCCTACCTGCGTCGGGAGTGAGGAGTGGAGGGAGATTCCGGTCGAGGGTAAGGTGTATGGCACTTTGTGTTGGGCTTGA